In Humulus lupulus chromosome 7, drHumLupu1.1, whole genome shotgun sequence, the following are encoded in one genomic region:
- the LOC133789136 gene encoding ribosome-inactivating protein gelonin-like, with protein MESVSYNTVSMNTEIDLTVSSYQRFIQALRTELRSGTESHDIPVLRTKSAAVGDKQLVYVNLHNPSVSITFAIDALNAYVVAYQVDGSEKRCYFFKETPPNSKALLFPQCPKKKRADVELSTNYNSLGTELREKTNLGFKPLNDSLEKFKSFDSNKPTEDLRRSLLIVIQMVSEAARFKYIQQKLEFHGFQSEFPPKGDIISYEKNWSALSIAIQKSNKDGKFPETITLQNEDYSQRKVSTVAEVKDDMKLLLNVATATAMAE; from the coding sequence ATGGAATCAGTAAGCTACAACACTGTGAGCATGAACACTGAAATAGATCTGACTGTGTCATCATACCAGAGGTTCATCCAAGCTCTACGAACAGAATTGCGTAGTGGAACCGAGAGCCACGACATTCCAGTGTTGCGAACAAAATCCGCTGCGGTCGGAGACAAACAGCTTGTGTATGTGAATCTTCACAATCCAAGTGTCTCCATCACATTTGCAATAGATGCTCTCAACGCATATGTGGTGGCCTATCAAGTAGATGGCTCAGAAAAGCGTTGCTACTTCTTCAAAGAAACTCCTCCCAATTCCAAAGCTTTACTTTTCCCTCAATGTCCTAAGAAAAAAAGGGCTGATGTTGAGCTCTCAACTAATTATAATAGCTTGGGAACGGAACTAAGAGAGAAAACTAACTTGGGATTCAAGCCATTAAACGATTCCCTTGAAAAGTTCAAAAGTTTTGATAGCAACAAGCCTACCGAAGATCTTCGTAGGAGTCTTCTAATTGTTATCCAAATGGTTTCAGAGGCTGCAAGATTCAAATATATTCAGCAGAAACTGGAATTCCATGGCTTTCAATCAGAGTTTCCCCCAAAAGGTGATATTATCAGCTATGAGAAAAATTGGAGCGCACTTTCCATAGCAATCCAGAAATCTAATAAAGATGGAAAATTTCCAGAAACAATTACATTGCAAAATGAAGACTATAGTCAACGCAAGGTGTCCACGGTTGCAGAAGTGAAAGACGACATGAAACTCTTGCTGAATgtagccacagccacagccatgGCCGAATGA